The Brachyhypopomus gauderio isolate BG-103 chromosome 2, BGAUD_0.2, whole genome shotgun sequence genome contains a region encoding:
- the LOC143508715 gene encoding uncharacterized protein LOC143508715, which produces MFSKASGPYARPPPMKVKCVGKHTAERAETYEMVDGVVAVKTSKRVATCALCDGQNFVVAHLKNDDCDQIDDNQSYFIKGYNISQKYGNAKVFFTTSTVVYKTSDVAVSRDLEVQCRHAVCPPSPVYQTDVPNWTAVYSTLCGRVTSLSTTRLQNTKDGDVPVRNLEVMAGSNKYEVALWRDAALEDVTLSANVDITHLHIKKQKDVVTFNSTTYTTIKKSEMAVFTEEVEVVGICPTPTAVKILTANMEEFSIPPHVWSGDTDKIILELPFKMLVKHTEGVIESFECPFFP; this is translated from the exons ATGTTCTCCAAAGCTTCAGGTCCATATGCCAGACCACCACCAATGAAGGTGAAGTGTGTGGGGAAACATACTGCAGAGAGGGCTGAGACCTATGAAATGGTGGATGGCGTGGTGGCAGTGAAGACCTCGAAGAGGGTTGCAACTTGCGCCCTGTGCGATGGGCAAAATTTCGTTGTGGCTCATTTAAAAAATGATGATTGTGATCAAATTGATGACAATCAATCATATTTCATCAAAGGCTACAACATATCACAGAAATATGGAAATGCCAAAGTGTTTTTTACAACATCAACAGTTGTATACAAAACATCGGATGTTGCAGTCTCACGTGATTTGGAGGTACAGTGCCGCCATGCTGTCTGCCCTCCCTCCCCAGTGTACCAAACAGACGTGCCAAATTGGACTGCAGTATACTCGACTTTATGTGGAAGAGTAACCAGT CTGAGTACTACCAGGCTCCAAAACACGAAGGACGGGGATGTTCCAGTCCGGAACCTGGAGGTGATGGCAGGGAGTAATAAGTATGAGGTGGCTCTGTGGAGAGATGCAGCTCTGGAGGATGTCACTCTGTCTGCAAATGTGGACATTACTCACCTCCACATCAAAAAACAGAAAGACGTAGTGACATTCAATTCTACTACGTACACAACTATAAAG AAATCGGAGATGGCAGTGTTTACagaagaggtggaggttgtggggATCTGCCCCACTCCCACGGCTGTAAAGATCCTCACTGCCAATATGGAAGAATTTTCCATCCCTCCCCATGTTTGGAGTGGAGACACTGATAAAATAATATTAGAATTACCATTCAAAATGttggtaaaacacactgaaGGGGTAATAGAAAGTTTTGAGTGCCCATTTTTTCCTTAA